The following DNA comes from Rhodopseudomonas boonkerdii.
GCCATGGCCGATCCAGACGTCATGTCCGAGCGTGCAGTGGTGCTCGCGACGCCATGTGAAGAACGCCGCGTCGTCGGTCTCACCGGGGAAATAAGCGCTGGCGCGGTATGTAAAATGGGATTGCGACGCGCGTTGCATCGGATGATTGCCGGGATTGATCCGGGTCAGCGATGCGATCGAGCAGAATTTGCCGATGGTCGCGTAAGCGATCTGGGACTCGTGCTCCACATAAGAATAGTCGCTCATCGAGACTTCATGCAGCACGGTGCGCGCGCCTACTTCGTTATAGCGGCCGAACGTTACGTCCTTCAGTCTGGCGCTCGGCTCGATGACGGGATCGAGCGACAACATCTTTCCAACCATGACACATCCATGACTTGCTGCTTGCGGGCACG
Coding sequences within:
- a CDS encoding chloramphenicol acetyltransferase; the protein is MVGKMLSLDPVIEPSARLKDVTFGRYNEVGARTVLHEVSMSDYSYVEHESQIAYATIGKFCSIASLTRINPGNHPMQRASQSHFTYRASAYFPGETDDAAFFTWRREHHCTLGHDVWIGHGAVVLPGRQVGTGAVIAAGAIVTKDVPPYTIVAGNPARPIRRRFPERVEQGLMDLAWWDWDHETLRQALPDFRALSVEEFLSKYKGVEATQQMDAT